The Chryseolinea soli genome contains a region encoding:
- the gltX gene encoding glutamate--tRNA ligase — protein MRDVRVRFAPSPTGALHIGGVRTALYNYLLARQNNGTMILRIEDTDQTRFVPGAEEYILKSLAWVGIKIDEGMGVGGPHAPYRQSERKPMYMEHALRLIQEGNAYYAFDTEQELEAMRERLKAGGVDLPQYNSITRTQMRNSLTLSEDEVKALLQANTPYVIRLKVPRKEEVRLNDMIRGWVMVHSSQIDDKVLMKSDGMPTYHLANVVDDYLMKISHVIRGEEWLPSAPLHVLLYKYLGWEKEMPQFAHLPLLLKPTGDGKLSKRDADQMGFPIFPLDWVDPNTNEKASGFRESGYLPDALVNFLAFLGWNPGTTQELFSMDELIKEFSVERIGKAGAKFDIQKAKWFNQQYLRAKPDEALTEYLLASLAKENIACTKEKALKIVSIMKERVTFPKDFWEQGKFLFQAPATFDESVAAKKWNDEAVKVLTAYKEEVTKLAQFDAAIAKATLEQVAASLGVGTGKILQALRLSITGAGGGPDLMMIMEIIGKEEVVKRIGFALEQLKVKSSV, from the coding sequence ATGAGAGATGTTCGCGTAAGATTTGCCCCCAGCCCCACCGGCGCCCTCCATATTGGTGGAGTCAGGACGGCCCTGTACAATTATTTGCTGGCCCGCCAGAACAACGGCACCATGATTCTGCGCATCGAGGACACGGATCAAACCCGCTTTGTGCCCGGCGCCGAAGAATATATTTTGAAATCGCTGGCCTGGGTGGGCATCAAGATCGACGAAGGCATGGGCGTGGGTGGACCCCATGCGCCGTATCGCCAGTCGGAACGCAAACCCATGTACATGGAACACGCATTGCGCCTCATCCAGGAGGGCAATGCCTACTACGCTTTTGATACCGAACAAGAACTGGAAGCCATGCGCGAGCGCCTGAAGGCAGGCGGTGTGGACTTGCCCCAATACAACAGCATCACGCGCACACAAATGCGCAACTCGCTCACCTTGTCGGAAGACGAAGTGAAAGCGTTGTTGCAAGCCAACACGCCCTATGTGATCCGCCTCAAAGTGCCCCGCAAAGAAGAGGTGCGGCTCAACGACATGATCCGCGGATGGGTGATGGTGCACTCCTCGCAGATTGACGACAAAGTGTTGATGAAAAGCGACGGCATGCCCACCTATCACCTCGCCAACGTGGTGGACGATTACCTTATGAAAATTTCGCACGTGATCCGCGGAGAAGAATGGTTGCCTTCGGCGCCCCTCCACGTGTTGCTGTACAAATACCTGGGCTGGGAAAAAGAGATGCCTCAATTTGCTCACCTTCCCCTTCTGCTAAAGCCCACCGGCGATGGCAAGCTGAGCAAACGCGACGCCGACCAGATGGGCTTCCCCATTTTCCCGCTGGATTGGGTTGATCCCAACACCAACGAAAAAGCCTCCGGCTTCCGCGAGTCAGGCTACCTGCCCGATGCCCTGGTGAACTTCCTGGCCTTCCTGGGTTGGAACCCCGGCACCACGCAAGAACTGTTTTCGATGGACGAGCTCATCAAAGAATTTTCCGTGGAACGCATCGGAAAGGCAGGAGCGAAATTCGACATCCAGAAAGCGAAATGGTTCAACCAACAATACCTGCGTGCCAAACCCGACGAAGCGCTGACGGAATATCTCCTCGCTTCGCTCGCGAAAGAAAACATCGCCTGCACCAAGGAGAAAGCCCTCAAGATCGTTTCCATCATGAAGGAGCGCGTAACGTTCCCGAAAGATTTTTGGGAACAAGGCAAATTCCTGTTCCAGGCCCCGGCTACATTCGATGAATCCGTAGCGGCCAAGAAGTGGAACGATGAAGCGGTGAAGGTGCTGACAGCTTATAAAGAAGAGGTAACAAAGCTGGCGCAATTTGACGCCGCGATCGCCAAAGCCACTTTAGAACAAGTGGCGGCTAGCCTTGGCGTTGGCACGGGCAAGATCCTGCAGGCCTTGAGACTCTCCATTACAGGAGCCGGGGGCGGGCCTGACCTGATGATGATCATGGAGATCATTGGCAAGGAGGAAGTGGTGAAGCGGATCGGGTTTGCATTGGAACAATTGAAAGTGAAAAGCAGCGTATAA